In the genome of Romeriopsis navalis LEGE 11480, the window TTTGCGCTTCAAGAATCCGATCGAGTTTTGAGACATGAGCACTGAGTTTCGGGAATACCTGCGGAAAATCGGCAGCGGTCCCCATACGAGTAAGTCCTTGACCCGTGAGGAAGCAGCCGCTGCCTATCGGCTGATGTTGCAGGCCGAAGCGACACCAGTGCAAATTGGTGGGTTTATGATCGCCCATCGGATTAAACGTCCGACGGGGGAAGAGCTGGCCGGGATGCTAGATGCTTATAACGAGCTGGGTCCCCAGCTTCAACCGATCGATGCGGCTTACCCGGTGATGGTGATGTGTAATCCCTACGATGGGCGATCGCGCACATCGCCTCTGAGTCCTTTGATTGCATTGATTTTAGCGACGGCTGGTGTGCCAGTTGTGACGCCGGGGGGCGATCGCATGCCCACCAAAATGGGTGTGCCTTTAGTGGACCTATGGCAAGCGTTAGGGGTGTCTTGGGCAAAGTTGTCGCTCGATCAACTGCAGCAAGTCTTGGCCCAAACATTGTTGGGATTGCTCTATCTCCCCCGCCATTTTCCCTTGGCGCAAACGATTGTGGCGTACCGTGAACAAATTGGTAAGCGACCGCCCCAAGCGACGTTAGAGCTGATTTGGTCGCCCTATTGCGGGCCCTGTCATACGGTGAGTGGATTTGTCCATCCGCCCACAGAAAATATGTTTCGAATTGCGGGCGAATTG includes:
- a CDS encoding anthranilate phosphoribosyltransferase family protein — translated: MSTEFREYLRKIGSGPHTSKSLTREEAAAAYRLMLQAEATPVQIGGFMIAHRIKRPTGEELAGMLDAYNELGPQLQPIDAAYPVMVMCNPYDGRSRTSPLSPLIALILATAGVPVVTPGGDRMPTKMGVPLVDLWQALGVSWAKLSLDQLQQVLAQTLLGLLYLPRHFPLAQTIVAYREQIGKRPPQATLELIWSPYCGPCHTVSGFVHPPTENMFRIAGELHGLSQFTAIKGLEGSCDLPRDRTVIAMLSNAVGDWRRFTLHPQEFGAAAKELPLLDTADLAAAYQNVLAGEPSDVTNATVWSAGFYLWRAGAVATIEAGMALALELLQAGKVKAQLAHLCCAVAAIT